One Lemur catta isolate mLemCat1 chromosome 15, mLemCat1.pri, whole genome shotgun sequence genomic window carries:
- the TMEM92 gene encoding transmembrane protein 92 isoform X3 → MEWRRNNSNPALHGFLGRGTCPKGFKCCGEGCCQENEFFSGPLRVFVVIFLVILPLLCICGLAKRFCRNCREPEQGPPVDHQGPPELPSVAPPERVMASIAEPPPPYSEVVMKPTLALRPTEPPPPYNFRPEEYGGQRGIDNPAF, encoded by the exons ATGGAGTGGAGAAGAAACAACTCAAATCCTGCCCTGCATGGCTTCCTGGGGAGGGG AACCTGCCCCAAAGGATTCAAATGCTGCGGTGAGGGCTGCTGCCAGGAAAATGAGTTCTTCTCCGGCCCCTTGAG GGTCTTCGTCGTCATCTTCCTGGTCATCCTGCCCCTCTTGTGCATCTGTGGCCTGGCTAAGCGTTTCTGTCGCAACTGCAGAGAGCCGGAGCAGGGCCCCCCAGTGGATCACCAGGGGCCCCCGGAACTGCCCTCCGTAGCCCCCCCAGAGAGGGTCATGGCATCCATTGCTGAGCCACCACCCCCCTACAGTGAG GTCGTTATGAAGCCCACCCTGGCCCTCAGGCCCACAGAACCGCCCCCTCCCTACAACTTTAGGCCCGAAGAATATGGGGGTCAGAGGGGCATTG